The DNA segment ACCTTCGGCTCCCCGTCCGGCAGTTCGGGCTTGCTGACTTTGCTTGGCATGACCGCCCACAGGAAGCACTAAAGCGGATGAATGAAACGTTTCTGCAGCAGAAGGATGCGGGGGGAAAATTCGGCGAACCATACCACTATGGCTGCGGCCAGTCAAGACCGGAGTCAACGCTGGCGCCGAGGGCGGCGGCGGCCTCCTCCGGGCTCCGTCCGAGCACGTGCACCCGCTTGTTGCGGCTCTGCGAACCGGACAGCAGCGTGGCCGACGACCGGGGGACGCCCAGCCGCTCGGCCAGAAGCTCGAGGAGGGCGTCGTTGGCCTTGCCGCCCTCGGGCGGCGCCTTCACCTTCACCTTGACCGCGCCGGCGTGCATCCCGATGACGGCGGTCCGCACCGCGCCGGGCTGGCAGAACACGGCCACCACGACGCCGTCCGCGACTGCCTGGAAAGGGGAAGCCCGCACAGCCCCTTTATAGTGGGCGGACCATGGCTCCTCCGTTCAGCCCGGTCGCGCCCCAGGTCCGGTTCCCCGAGGTGGAGCAGCGGATCCTGGCCTACTGGGCGCGCCACGACATCGTCGCCCGCGGTCTGGCCCAGAACGAGGGGGCACCGGAGTGGGTCTTCTACGAGGGGCCGCCCACCGCCAACGGCCGCCCCGGCGTCCACCACGTCGAGGCCCGCATCTTCAAGGACATCTTCCCCCGGTTCCAGGTGATGCGGGGCCGCTACGTCCACCGCAAGGGCGGGTGGGACTGCCACGGCCTGCCGGTCGAGCTGCAGATCGAAAAGGAGCTGGGCTTCAACCGCAAGGCTCAGATCGAGGAGTACGGCATCGAGAGGTTCAATGCCGCGTGCCGGGAGTCGGTGCTGCGCTACGTGGCCGAGTGGGAGCGCCTCACCGAGCGCATCGGCTTCTGGATCAACATGGACGAGGCGTACCTCACCATGAGGCCGGAGTACGTCGAGAGCGTGTGGTGGAGCCTGAAGGCGCTGTACGACGCCGGGCTGCTCTTCCAGGACCACAAGTCGGTCCCCTACTGCCCCCGGTGCGAGACCGCGCTCTCCGACCACGAGCTGAACTACGCCGGCTCCTACCGCACCGTCACCGACCCCAGCGTCTACGTCCGCTTCCCGCTGGTGGACGGCGACGCCGACCTCCTGGTCTGGACGACGACACCCTGGACCCTGCCCTCCAACCTGGCCGCCGCGGTGAACCCGGAGGTGACCTACGCCAAGGTGGCATGGGGCCACGAGCGGCCAGTGATCCTGGCCGAGGAGCTGGTCACCCAGGTGCTGAACGAGGGCGCCCGCATCATCGAGACCTTCCCCGCCTCCGAGCTGGTCGGCAAGCACTACACGCCGCCGTTCCGCTACGTCGAGCCGGACAGTGACGCCTGGTTCGTGATCGACGAGGAGTACGTCACCACGACCGACGGCACCGGCATCGTGCACATCGCCCCGGCGTTCGGCACCGAGGACCTGGAGGCCGGGCGGCGCCACGGGCTGCCCTTCGTCAACCTGGTGGACCGCTCGGGGCACTTCGTGCCTGAGGCCGGGCCGCTGGCGGGCATGTGGGTGAAGGATGCGGACCGGGTGGTCATCGAGGATCTCTCGGCCCGGGACCTGCTCTTCAAGGAGGTCGCCTACGAGCACAACTACCCGCACTGCTGGCGGTGCGGCACGCCGCTGCTGTACTACGCCAAGAGCTCGTGGTTCGTGCGGACGACCAGGTTCCGGGAGGGCCTCCTCGCCCAGAACGAGCAGACCACCTGGCACCCCGAGGCGATCAAGCACGGCCGCTACGGCGACTGGCTGGCGAACAACATCGACTGGGCCCTCTCCCGGGACCGGTACTGGGGGACCCCCCTGCCGATCTGGGAGTGCCCCGAGAACCACCGCACCGTCGCCGGCTCCCGGGAGGACCTTTCCAAGCTCGCCGGGCGGGACCTGACCGGGCTGGACCCGCACCGGCCCTTCGTGGACGAGGTCACCTTCGCCTGCCCGGAGTGCGGCCAGGAGGCGCACCGGGTGCCCGAGGTCATCGACGCCTGGTACGACTCGGGCTCGATGCCCTTCGCCCAGTGGGGCTACCCCCGCACCGGGGTCGAGACCGTGCGCCGGCGCTTCCCCGCCGACTTCATCTGCGAGGGGCTCGACCAGACCCGGGGGTGGTTCTACTCGCTGATGGCGGTCTCCACGCTGGTCTTCGGGCGCAGCTCCTACAAGCAGGTGCTGTGCCTGGGGCTGATCGTGGATGAGGACGGCCGCAAGATGTCGAAAAGCACGGGCAATGTCCTGGACCCCTGGTCGGTGCTCGATGCGCAGGGGGCCGACGCCCTGCGCTGGTACCTGTTCACCAGCGGCTCGCCCTGGGCCAACCGGCGGCTGGGACCGGGCGTCGTCGAGGAGTTCCTGCGCCGGTACCTGCTCACGCTGTGGAACACCTACTCGTTCTTCGTCACCTACGCCAACCTCGACGGCTTCGACCCCGCCCAGGTTCAGGCGGTGCCGGTGACCGAGCGGCCGGAGCTGGACCGCTGGATGCTGGCCGAGCTGAACGACACCGTCGCCGAGGTCACCGACGCCCTGGAGTCCTACGACGCCCTGCGGGGCGGCCGGCGCCTCGACGCCCTGGTGGACGACCTCTCCAACTGGTACGTGCGCCGGAGCCGCCGGCGGTTCTGGCGCTCGGAGGGGCTGGAGGCGACGGACAAGGCCGCCGCCTACGCCACGCTCTGGGAGTGCCTGGTGACCATCGCCCAGCTGACCGCCCCGTACACCCCGTTCATCGCCGAGGAGATCTACACCAACCTCACCGGGGCCGGTGCATCGGGGGGCAGCGTGCACCTGACGTCCTGGCCGGCCGGCGACCCGGGGATGGTCGATCGGGACCTGATGGATCGCATGCGCCTGGCCCGCCAGCTGGTGGCCCTCGGCCGGGCCGCCCGGGCCAAGGCCAAGCTGCGCACCCGCCAGCCGCTCCCCCGGGCGCTGGCCGTGGTCCCGGCCGCCGAGCGGCCGGGCGTCGCCCAGATGGCCCGGCTGGTGGCCGAGGAGCTCAACGTGAAGGAGCTGGAGCTGGTGGACAGCCTCGAGGAGCTGGTCCACTACACCATCAAGCCCAACTTCCGGGCCCTCGGGCCCCGCTTCGGCAAGCGCATGCCGGCCATTGCCGCCGCCATCGCCGGGCTGTCCGCGGCGGAGCTGCGGGACATGCGCGATGAACTGGCGGTGGGCGGGCCCACCGCGCTGGTGATGGACGGGGAGACGATCACCCTCGACGCCACCGACCTCGAGGTCCGCGCCGAACGCCGGGAGGGCTACGAGGTGGAGCACGAGGGCGGCTACGCCGTGGCCCTGGACACCGACATCACCCCCGAGCTGCGGGCCGAGGGCCTGGCGCGTGAGGTCGTCCGGGCAGTCCAGGACGCCCGCAAGGAGGCGGGCCTGGAGATCTCCGACCGCATCCGGTTGTGGCTGGGAGCCGCCGGCGAGCTGGCCGGGGCCATCGAGGCGCACGAGGCGTGGATCCTCGGCGAGGTGCTCGGGGTGGAGCGGCTTGCGGCGGCCCCGGCGGGCGGGTTCTCCAAGTCGGTGGAGGTGGAAGGTGCGCCGCTCGAGGTGCGCCTGGCGAAGGCCTAGCGAGTCCCCGCAGAGAATCGGCACTCCCTTTGTGCCGTCGCCGTTTCGAGTGGGTAGGCCCCAGGTTCGGCCACCGCCAGGTCGAGCTTGCCCACGGTTGGGGCACGGCCTCCGCTCAGGCGAAGTGCACGACGCCCATCAAGGTGATGCCGGTGGCCACCGCCAGCAGGCTCCCCGCCAGGGCGCCCTGGCGCCCCTTCCAGCTCACGATCGCCAGGTAGGCCAGGCCCCCGGCCCCGAAGGCCAGCCCGGCCCCCAGCTCGGGAGGCGAGACCAGGTGCAGGGCGTACTTCACCACCAGGAACCCGGCCACCACCAGCACCCACGACGCCACCGCCCGGACCACCGCCTGGCGGTTGGTGAGGCCCTCCCGGCGCAGCACCGCGACCAGGGCGGTCGCCTCGGGGATCAGGTGGGCCACCAGCCCGGCCGAGAGCAGCACGCCGAGGGCCACGCTCACCCCGTACCCGGTGGCGGTTACCACCCCTTCCAGGAACGAGTGCAGCCACATGCCCAGCGTCGAGGCCCACGAGGCGCCTTGATGGCCCAGCGCGTCGAGGCCCTGGTGGATGGCCACGAAGAACCCCAGCCCGGCGAGCGCCCAGATGATGGTGGCCGGCACGCCGGCCCGGGTGCGGGCGTAGGGCAGCACCTCGAAGGCCGCCGCCCCGGCAAAGATGCCGGCCGACAGCGGCACCACCCACAGGCGCCACGAGGGCAGCGCCACCTCGGTACCGGCGGTCTGTTCGATCGGCAGTTCCAGCATAGATAGATCCTCGCAGATCCACGAAACCTAATCCCCGGACATAGACTTAAAAGCGGTGACACGGTTCCCGTATTCCACGCAGTCCCATCCAGGGATGCGCGCGGCCCGGAGCCTCTCGGTGGCGGTGGCGGGCCTGTTCGTCGGCCACCTGCTCGTCTACCGCCTCATCGCCCCTAACGCCATCCAGCGGGCCGTGCTGCTGGCCAGCACCGGGCACGCCTACCTGCCCCCGGCCGTCGCCGGCGGCGCGGCCTTGGCAGGCATCGGCGCCATCGCCAGCTTCCTGCTCGCCTTCCGTCGGGGCCGGGCCGCCATCCGGGGGCGCTCGCCGCTGCTCTGGGCCCTGGTCCTTCCGGCCGTCGCCCAGGCGGGGGCCTTCGTGGTCCTGGAGGTCGCCGAGCGCCTCCTGTCCGGTGTCCCCCTGGGCGGGCTGTTCCTCATCCTGCCGGTGGGCATCGCGCTGCAGCTGGCCGTGGGTGCCCTCGGGGGGCTGCTCCTCTTCGGGATCGACCTCGCCGGGGAAGGCGCCGGGCAGCTGGGAGTCCGGGGCCGGCCGGCCGCCACCCCTCCCCGCACCACTGCAGTGGTGCCCGCCCCGGAGGCGCCCGCGGTGGCCCCCCGGGTCGAGGCATTCGGCATCCGGGGGCCGCCGCGGGCGGCGTAGGTCGCCAGCTCCTCACCTCCAGATCCCTCTCCAGAAAGGAACCGTCTGTGCGACGTATGCGTCTGTGCGCGGGCGCGCTCACCCTGGGCTTCGTGGCCTCGCTCGCCGCCGCCTTCAGCGTGCTGGGCGCCGCCCCGGCGCTCGCCCACACCACCCAGAACGCCGGCCCCTACGCCATCACCTTCGGCTGGATGACCGAGCCGTGCTACGTCGGCGAGCCCAACGCCGTCCAGGTCTTCGTCCATCAGGGCAGCCCCACCGGGGCCGCGGTGTCCAGCAACGTCACCCTGACGGTGACCGTCGCGGCCGGTGGGGTCACCGGCACGGCACAACCGCTGGCCGCCGCCTTCGATCCGGACACCGGGCTGGGCGACCCGGCGGAGTACGACGCCCCGCTCATCCCCGAGGCCCCGGGGACCTACACCTTCACCGTCGCCGGTGAGGTGAACTCGACGAAGGTGAGCGTCTCGGCCTCCTCGGGCGACTCCACCTTTGACTCGGCGAACGACCCCAGCAAGATCGAGTTCCCGTCGCCGGTCCAGGGCCCGGCCACGCTGGGCAACGCCATCACCAACCTGCAGGCCGCCCTGGCGACCGAGACCGCCGCCGCCAACGCCGCCAAGGCCTCGGCGGACGCGGCCAGAAAGACTGCGAGCACGGCCCGGACCCTGGCCATCGTGGCCATCGCGGTGGCGGTGGTGCTGGGCTTCGGGAGCTTCGGCGTCGGGAGGCGGAGGAGAGGAGCCTGATGATGCGCCGCCGCATCCGTGCTGGACTGAACCTCGCCTTCGCCCTCGCCGTTGGCCTGGTGGCGGTCGTCGGGCCCGGGGCCTGGGTCGGCGCGTCGGCGCACGCCCTGCCCGTCACCACCAGCCCCGCCAACGGGGCCACGCTGCAGACCCCGCCCACCGAGATCGAGATCACGTACAGCGAAACGCCCGACCTGGCCCACTCCCTGATCCAGGTGCTGGACACCTCCGGGAAGCAGTGGGCCAGCGGCCATCCCGCCCGGGTCCCGGGCCAGCCGGCGTCCGCCGTGGCGCTCCCGATCCCCGGCACCCTGCCCAAGGGGGACTACACGGTGACCTGGAAAACGATCTCCACCGTGGACGGCCACCTGGCGACCGGGTCCTTCAGCTTCGGCGTCGGCGAGGCCCCCCCCACCAGCACCGCCGGGTCCGGGCCCTCGGTCAGATCCCCGGGCCCGTCCGAGGTCGCCGCCGTGGCCCGCTGGCTGTACCTGGCCGGGCTGATCGGCCTGCTGGGCCTGGCGTTCACCGAGCTGGTGACGCTGGGCGGGCGGTCCGCCAGCCAGCCGCCCCGCCGGCTCCAGCGGCTGTTGCTGGCGTCCTGGGCGCTGGCGCTCATCGGGGCCGTGGGCATCCTGCAGGCCTCCCGGGCTGGCGCCCAGCTGGGCCTGGCCGACACGCTGTCCAGCAGCATCGGTCACGCCTTCCTGCTGCGCGCCGCGCCCTTGGTGGTGGTCGCCATCGGGCTGGTCCTGCTCCTGCGGCCCGGCGCCGCGCGCCGCACCGGGCTGCTCGCTGTCGCCGCCGGCACGCTCGCCTCGATGCTGGCCGACGTGGTCAAGGGCCACGCCGACGCCCGGTCCACCTGGATCTGGTTCCGGGTGGGCACCCAGTGGGTGCACTTCATCGCCGCCGGGATCTGGATCGGCGGCCTGGCCGGGCTGCTCCTGTGCCTCGGTCCCCTGGGCGAGGGCAACCGGGCGGGCCCGGCGAAGCGCTTCTCGTTCTTCGCCGGGATCAGCATTGTGGCCGTCGGGAT comes from the Actinomycetota bacterium genome and includes:
- the ileS gene encoding isoleucine--tRNA ligase, producing the protein MAPPFSPVAPQVRFPEVEQRILAYWARHDIVARGLAQNEGAPEWVFYEGPPTANGRPGVHHVEARIFKDIFPRFQVMRGRYVHRKGGWDCHGLPVELQIEKELGFNRKAQIEEYGIERFNAACRESVLRYVAEWERLTERIGFWINMDEAYLTMRPEYVESVWWSLKALYDAGLLFQDHKSVPYCPRCETALSDHELNYAGSYRTVTDPSVYVRFPLVDGDADLLVWTTTPWTLPSNLAAAVNPEVTYAKVAWGHERPVILAEELVTQVLNEGARIIETFPASELVGKHYTPPFRYVEPDSDAWFVIDEEYVTTTDGTGIVHIAPAFGTEDLEAGRRHGLPFVNLVDRSGHFVPEAGPLAGMWVKDADRVVIEDLSARDLLFKEVAYEHNYPHCWRCGTPLLYYAKSSWFVRTTRFREGLLAQNEQTTWHPEAIKHGRYGDWLANNIDWALSRDRYWGTPLPIWECPENHRTVAGSREDLSKLAGRDLTGLDPHRPFVDEVTFACPECGQEAHRVPEVIDAWYDSGSMPFAQWGYPRTGVETVRRRFPADFICEGLDQTRGWFYSLMAVSTLVFGRSSYKQVLCLGLIVDEDGRKMSKSTGNVLDPWSVLDAQGADALRWYLFTSGSPWANRRLGPGVVEEFLRRYLLTLWNTYSFFVTYANLDGFDPAQVQAVPVTERPELDRWMLAELNDTVAEVTDALESYDALRGGRRLDALVDDLSNWYVRRSRRRFWRSEGLEATDKAAAYATLWECLVTIAQLTAPYTPFIAEEIYTNLTGAGASGGSVHLTSWPAGDPGMVDRDLMDRMRLARQLVALGRAARAKAKLRTRQPLPRALAVVPAAERPGVAQMARLVAEELNVKELELVDSLEELVHYTIKPNFRALGPRFGKRMPAIAAAIAGLSAAELRDMRDELAVGGPTALVMDGETITLDATDLEVRAERREGYEVEHEGGYAVALDTDITPELRAEGLAREVVRAVQDARKEAGLEISDRIRLWLGAAGELAGAIEAHEAWILGEVLGVERLAAAPAGGFSKSVEVEGAPLEVRLAKA
- a CDS encoding DUF167 domain-containing protein; protein product: MRASPFQAVADGVVVAVFCQPGAVRTAVIGMHAGAVKVKVKAPPEGGKANDALLELLAERLGVPRSSATLLSGSQSRNKRVHVLGRSPEEAAAALGASVDSGLDWPQP
- a CDS encoding copper resistance protein CopC: MMRRRIRAGLNLAFALAVGLVAVVGPGAWVGASAHALPVTTSPANGATLQTPPTEIEITYSETPDLAHSLIQVLDTSGKQWASGHPARVPGQPASAVALPIPGTLPKGDYTVTWKTISTVDGHLATGSFSFGVGEAPPTSTAGSGPSVRSPGPSEVAAVARWLYLAGLIGLLGLAFTELVTLGGRSASQPPRRLQRLLLASWALALIGAVGILQASRAGAQLGLADTLSSSIGHAFLLRAAPLVVVAIGLVLLLRPGAARRTGLLAVAAGTLASMLADVVKGHADARSTWIWFRVGTQWVHFIAAGIWIGGLAGLLLCLGPLGEGNRAGPAKRFSFFAGISIVAVGITGTLRAIDEVGSWKGLFHTSFGQVIIVKVVLFGGLAALGALNRYRNVGRVDAHPGGLRAAGRVELMTMAAVLAATSLLQNLAPSTSVLAAQHAAQLAAQVTSLPPITASASDFAETYKLGLSISPGGAGFDTYTVTIRNFLTQAPEDAQKVSIGFTAANNPAVGPSNLDLTRSKLGTYTGKGANMGILGPWNLTITVENGPTKSVQVPVTVVTESPDQPVKSQAFKGSPTVYNISLPDGSILQIYIDPLNLGVAEFHATFLNAAATTETQMQPAIWATAQKVPGGPVGPLLTYRDLDGIGHFVADARVPKGTYLFNVVGTTVTGTALGGSLVLPVT